One Bradyrhizobium zhanjiangense DNA segment encodes these proteins:
- the lpdA gene encoding dihydrolipoyl dehydrogenase gives MERVIDILVPDIGDFKDVQIVEVLVKDGDIVDKEQGLIVVESDKATMEIPSPIAGPIKEVLLKVGDKVSQGTVIAKAQPIAPDRAPSKAVVQNGSAASGGGEERFDLAVIGGGPGGYSAAYRAADLGLRVAMIERYQSLGGVCLNVGCIPSKALLHIAAAKEEAERIADKGVRFGALELDLNALRSFRDGTIKKLSDGLGQMARARDVRIINGFARFVASNCLAIDLDTGASQYVEFEKCIIATGSSANKLSVFPKDERIVTSTGALQLKTIPKQMLVVGAGIIGLEMATIYSSLGAQIDLVERLPSMLAGVDPDAVKIWRSRNAHRFQHIDLNAGVVSATADSKGVSVEIEGAKPGRRTYDLVLQSAGRVPNSASIGLEKIGVRRDAKGFVAVDRQMRTNLPHIFAIGDVAGNPMLAHKAVHEGHVAAEAAAGLKSFFDAKIVPNVAYTDPEVAWVGVMEHEAASSGRRVRSAKFPWAASGRAVASGASYGMTKLIIDQETHRIIGGVIVGPHAGDMIGEICLAIEMGADAIDISKTIHPHPTFGETIGLAAEVYEGVCTDVLPGAKRSTKRASY, from the coding sequence ATGGAGCGCGTGATCGATATATTGGTCCCCGACATTGGAGACTTTAAGGACGTTCAGATTGTGGAGGTGCTCGTCAAAGACGGTGACATCGTTGACAAGGAGCAGGGGCTTATTGTTGTTGAATCTGACAAGGCCACGATGGAAATTCCTTCGCCGATCGCGGGTCCTATCAAGGAGGTGCTTCTGAAGGTTGGCGATAAAGTGTCGCAAGGCACCGTCATTGCCAAGGCGCAACCGATTGCGCCGGATCGGGCGCCATCCAAGGCTGTAGTCCAGAATGGCTCGGCCGCATCTGGCGGAGGCGAGGAACGCTTCGATCTCGCCGTGATCGGTGGTGGACCAGGTGGATATTCTGCTGCATATCGCGCCGCGGATCTGGGTCTCAGGGTCGCGATGATCGAGCGATACCAATCGTTGGGTGGCGTATGCCTGAACGTCGGGTGTATTCCATCCAAAGCGTTGCTTCACATCGCGGCGGCCAAGGAAGAGGCCGAAAGGATCGCTGACAAGGGAGTGCGATTCGGCGCGCTGGAATTGGATCTGAATGCACTCAGATCATTCAGGGACGGAACGATAAAGAAGCTGAGTGACGGGCTCGGTCAGATGGCGCGGGCGCGGGACGTTAGAATCATCAACGGATTTGCCAGATTTGTCGCGTCGAATTGCTTGGCAATTGATCTCGATACTGGTGCGTCTCAATATGTTGAGTTCGAGAAGTGCATCATCGCCACGGGTTCCTCGGCGAATAAGTTAAGTGTGTTTCCGAAAGACGAGCGGATCGTCACGTCGACCGGAGCTCTGCAGCTAAAGACGATTCCGAAGCAAATGCTTGTCGTCGGGGCGGGCATTATCGGACTCGAGATGGCCACGATTTATAGCTCGCTTGGCGCTCAAATCGATCTCGTTGAACGATTGCCAAGTATGCTCGCCGGCGTTGATCCGGATGCTGTGAAGATATGGCGAAGCAGGAACGCTCATCGGTTCCAACATATTGATCTCAATGCGGGTGTAGTGAGCGCCACGGCAGATAGTAAGGGCGTATCGGTCGAGATTGAAGGCGCAAAGCCGGGGCGTCGAACTTACGATCTTGTCCTGCAGTCCGCAGGCAGAGTGCCGAACAGCGCAAGTATTGGCTTGGAGAAGATTGGTGTAAGACGCGACGCAAAAGGTTTCGTTGCAGTCGACAGACAAATGCGGACGAATTTGCCTCATATTTTCGCGATCGGCGATGTCGCGGGCAACCCCATGCTCGCCCATAAGGCGGTTCACGAGGGGCATGTCGCGGCCGAAGCGGCTGCCGGGCTCAAGAGCTTCTTTGACGCGAAGATCGTCCCGAACGTTGCTTACACTGATCCCGAGGTGGCCTGGGTTGGCGTCATGGAGCATGAGGCTGCCTCTTCAGGCAGGCGCGTTAGATCCGCGAAGTTTCCGTGGGCCGCCTCGGGCAGAGCGGTCGCCTCGGGCGCGTCTTATGGCATGACCAAGCTGATCATCGACCAAGAGACGCACCGCATCATCGGCGGTGTGATCGTTGGCCCGCACGCTGGCGACATGATCGGAGAAATCTGTCTGGCGATCGAGATGGGCGCCGATGCAATTGATATCAGCAAGACCATTCATCCGCATCCGACGTTCGGAGAAACAATAGGCCTGGCTGCCGAAGTTTATGAAGGCGTTTGCACGGATGTGTTGCCGGGTGCGAAGAGGTCGACCAAGCGCGCGAGCTACTAG
- the panD gene encoding aspartate 1-decarboxylase, producing the protein MRKVLAAKLHGIHVTEANLHYHGSITLDPDQCHEAGILPMEFVEIWNKNSGARISTYVIFGEPGSRCCVLNGAAARTCQVGDQIIVCSSMYVDETQIAGLRPKILAFDRNNHIIDRLTYSVTRDGAERYGFEILGEAGDAKPIPLRSAESN; encoded by the coding sequence ATGAGAAAAGTGCTGGCCGCAAAGCTGCATGGCATCCACGTTACAGAGGCCAATCTTCATTATCACGGCTCGATCACGCTCGATCCGGATCAGTGCCATGAGGCGGGGATTCTGCCGATGGAGTTCGTGGAGATCTGGAATAAGAACTCCGGGGCGCGAATTTCGACGTACGTGATTTTTGGCGAGCCCGGCTCGCGTTGTTGTGTTCTTAACGGCGCCGCCGCGCGCACTTGCCAAGTCGGCGACCAGATCATCGTCTGCAGTTCGATGTACGTGGATGAGACCCAAATCGCTGGGTTGAGACCAAAAATTCTCGCCTTTGATCGCAACAACCACATTATCGATCGCCTGACTTATTCGGTCACTCGGGATGGTGCGGAGCGCTATGGCTTCGAGATACTAGGTGAGGCAGGTGACGCGAAACCAATACCACTTCGATCCGCGGAATCGAACTAA
- the panB gene encoding 3-methyl-2-oxobutanoate hydroxymethyltransferase encodes MSYTSEATGERVTLPKLQRWKEEGRRLVMTTAYDAVTARIADPVVDMILVGDSVGNVCLGFDNTLPVSLAMMNHHLEAVARVRPRALLVADMPFLSFHLSPEDTIRNAGGFLQRGADAVKLEGGSKRVEMIRALVDCEIPVMGHLGLTPQSVNVLGGFKVQARKVDDALRLLDDAHRLQEAGCFALVMEGIPAELAARATETLTIPTIGIGAGPGCSGQVLVFHDVLGLIEGHVPKFVRTYADGFRVLQEALSRWVADVRDGTFPAPQECYRLPEAIGETIANWAPSNRTRCEA; translated from the coding sequence ATGAGTTACACCTCAGAAGCCACGGGCGAGCGAGTCACGCTTCCAAAGCTGCAACGGTGGAAGGAGGAGGGGCGGCGCCTCGTGATGACGACCGCCTATGATGCGGTTACGGCGCGCATTGCGGATCCCGTCGTGGATATGATCCTTGTCGGAGACAGCGTCGGTAACGTCTGCCTCGGATTCGACAATACACTGCCGGTCAGCCTCGCGATGATGAATCACCATCTCGAGGCGGTTGCGCGTGTGAGACCTCGCGCCTTGCTCGTGGCCGACATGCCATTTCTAAGCTTTCACCTCAGTCCAGAGGACACGATCCGCAACGCCGGAGGCTTCTTGCAGCGTGGCGCCGACGCCGTAAAGCTCGAGGGCGGATCCAAACGCGTCGAAATGATACGCGCCCTGGTCGATTGCGAGATTCCGGTGATGGGCCATCTCGGTCTCACCCCGCAGAGCGTCAACGTCCTGGGTGGATTCAAGGTGCAGGCCCGGAAAGTTGATGACGCCTTGCGCCTGCTCGACGACGCCCATCGCCTGCAGGAGGCCGGCTGCTTCGCTCTGGTCATGGAAGGCATCCCGGCCGAACTCGCTGCGCGGGCGACGGAAACGCTGACCATACCTACCATCGGGATTGGCGCAGGTCCTGGTTGTTCGGGGCAGGTATTGGTGTTTCACGACGTGCTTGGCTTGATTGAAGGCCACGTCCCAAAATTCGTTCGTACTTACGCCGACGGCTTTCGGGTGTTGCAGGAGGCGCTGTCGCGTTGGGTTGCCGATGTCCGGGACGGTACCTTTCCGGCACCGCAGGAGTGCTATCGGCTTCCCGAAGCCATAGGTGAGACGATCGCAAACTGGGCGCCTTCCAACCGAACTCGATGTGAAGCGTAA
- the panC gene encoding pantoate--beta-alanine ligase, whose amino-acid sequence MQTITTVAELRRALAEDRRADKCVGSVPTMGYLHDGHLALIEASRAQCDVTVVSIFVNPTHFGPNEDLSTYPRDFERDGKLCRDAGVAIVFAPAAQEVYPAQFETFVEPGELAKPLCGAFRPGHFRGVATVVCKLFNLVQPDVAFFGQKDFQQCAVVRRMANDLDLPIEIVTVPTVREADRLAMSSRNRYLSEEDRGRALAISRALFAAAEEFGLGERNVDRLIATAKGHLETVDRLQYLELVDGDTLKPAVSPLDRPAALCVAAYVGSTRLIDNVILQPTP is encoded by the coding sequence ATGCAGACAATCACGACGGTCGCCGAGCTTCGCCGCGCTCTCGCAGAGGATCGCAGAGCCGACAAATGTGTCGGATCTGTACCGACAATGGGCTATCTGCACGACGGCCACTTGGCGCTGATCGAGGCCAGCCGGGCGCAATGCGACGTCACGGTGGTTAGCATCTTCGTCAATCCCACTCATTTCGGGCCAAACGAGGATCTCAGCACCTATCCACGCGACTTCGAGCGCGACGGGAAGCTATGCCGCGATGCTGGTGTTGCAATCGTCTTCGCGCCCGCTGCGCAGGAAGTCTATCCGGCTCAATTCGAGACCTTCGTGGAACCAGGCGAGCTCGCGAAGCCGCTCTGCGGCGCTTTCAGGCCCGGACATTTTCGTGGGGTCGCGACGGTCGTATGCAAGCTGTTCAATTTGGTACAGCCGGACGTTGCGTTCTTCGGGCAAAAGGATTTTCAGCAGTGTGCGGTCGTGCGTCGGATGGCCAACGATCTCGATCTTCCGATCGAGATCGTGACCGTTCCGACCGTTCGGGAAGCGGATCGTCTCGCAATGAGCAGCCGCAACCGGTATCTCAGCGAGGAAGACCGAGGGCGGGCCCTCGCCATCAGTCGTGCGCTATTTGCCGCGGCGGAGGAGTTCGGCTTGGGAGAGCGGAACGTGGACAGGCTGATTGCAACTGCCAAGGGGCATTTGGAAACGGTCGATCGGCTGCAGTACCTTGAGCTCGTCGACGGCGACACGCTCAAGCCCGCCGTAAGTCCGCTGGACCGCCCCGCGGCACTGTGCGTGGCGGCCTATGTCGGCTCGACGAGGTTGATCGACAACGTGATACTTCAGCCAACTCCGTAG
- a CDS encoding energy-coupling factor ABC transporter ATP-binding protein, which translates to MIEAARREAPPASRPHLRGVAEGIIFEDVQFRRADRQVLAISELRLAERRVGLIGDNGSGKSTMLRLMNGLLLPTRGCVEVEGLDTVRHRKDLPAKVGFLFQNPDHQLIFPTVAEEVAFGPAERGKSARQARQQAIALLERHRCGEWADRNVNELSGGQKQLVCILALLATEPSILLMDEPFSSLDLPTRLLLYRRIMALPEQVVMATHDFELLPAFDRVIWLDEGRIRLDGRPAEVLPAYRAHATIVGAGDALTS; encoded by the coding sequence TTGATTGAAGCTGCCCGACGCGAAGCGCCTCCCGCAAGCCGTCCTCACCTTCGTGGGGTGGCCGAGGGGATTATTTTCGAAGACGTGCAGTTTCGGCGCGCAGACCGTCAGGTTCTTGCCATTTCCGAGCTTCGCCTGGCTGAGCGCCGGGTCGGCCTGATTGGTGACAATGGTTCAGGCAAGAGCACTATGCTGCGGCTGATGAACGGGTTGCTTCTGCCAACTCGCGGGTGCGTCGAGGTGGAGGGGCTCGATACGGTACGGCATCGCAAAGACCTTCCGGCAAAGGTCGGCTTTCTGTTTCAGAATCCTGATCACCAGCTCATTTTCCCGACCGTTGCCGAGGAGGTCGCTTTCGGACCGGCGGAGCGCGGAAAATCGGCGCGGCAGGCCAGGCAGCAGGCGATAGCGTTGCTGGAGCGGCACCGCTGCGGCGAGTGGGCGGACCGCAACGTCAACGAGCTGTCCGGCGGCCAGAAGCAACTCGTCTGCATCCTGGCGCTGCTCGCGACGGAGCCGTCTATCCTGCTGATGGACGAGCCGTTCTCCAGTCTCGATTTGCCAACACGATTGTTGTTGTACCGAAGGATCATGGCGCTTCCGGAGCAGGTGGTGATGGCGACTCATGATTTTGAGCTGCTCCCCGCGTTCGATCGCGTGATCTGGCTGGATGAGGGCCGCATCCGTCTCGACGGCCGACCGGCCGAGGTCCTGCCTGCCTACCGGGCGCATGCAACGATCGTCGGGGCAGGGGACGCCCTAACGTCATGA
- a CDS encoding CbiQ family ECF transporter T component: protein MMTDGLAPQTWLHRVPAGVKFVGLALLSVLLLPVGDWRILAGALAVIAIVYAGFGRAGMARLSLLRPLVPLLVVVGGVQAASGGWNAGAVVTMRLLAMLLLADLVSMTTTMSALMEVLAPVLRLLRPLGVNPRKMALAVALVLRFVPVLMTRWRAREEAWKARTHRRIPPRLVAAFLADILQLADRVAETLDARGFDRSAADHHSPPL, encoded by the coding sequence ATGATGACCGACGGCCTCGCGCCACAGACCTGGCTGCACCGCGTACCGGCCGGCGTCAAATTTGTGGGCCTCGCCCTCCTCAGTGTGCTTTTGCTGCCGGTCGGCGACTGGCGAATTCTGGCGGGCGCATTGGCCGTGATTGCCATCGTCTATGCCGGCTTCGGCCGCGCCGGCATGGCGCGCCTCAGCTTGCTGCGGCCGTTGGTGCCGCTGCTTGTGGTCGTCGGCGGCGTGCAGGCCGCATCGGGTGGTTGGAATGCCGGCGCCGTCGTCACCATGCGGCTCCTGGCGATGCTCTTGCTCGCCGATCTCGTCAGCATGACCACCACGATGAGCGCTCTGATGGAGGTGCTGGCACCAGTGCTCCGCTTGCTCCGCCCGCTTGGGGTCAATCCGCGCAAGATGGCGCTTGCCGTGGCACTTGTTCTGCGTTTCGTGCCCGTCCTGATGACGCGGTGGCGCGCACGCGAGGAGGCCTGGAAGGCACGCACGCACCGCCGCATTCCGCCGCGACTGGTGGCCGCTTTCCTCGCCGACATTCTGCAACTGGCCGACCGCGTCGCCGAAACGCTCGATGCACGCGGCTTCGACCGCTCCGCCGCCGATCATCACTCACCCCCGTTGTAG
- a CDS encoding biotin transporter BioY, which translates to MESRAIVRIALLAAVIAALGMVPSIVLPIAMGVPITAQTLGVMLAGIVLGPRHGALAVLLFLFVVLLGAPLLSGGRGGLGVLFGPSVGFLLGWAPAAFVSGLVMARLRTLPVFAAALVAAIAGGIVVEYTCGILGLMAMARMSLPQALAATAVFVPGDLLKALATAFVAEASHRSYPATIVSRS; encoded by the coding sequence GTGGAGTCCCGCGCCATCGTTCGTATCGCCCTGCTTGCCGCCGTCATCGCAGCGCTTGGCATGGTGCCCAGCATCGTCTTGCCGATCGCCATGGGTGTGCCGATCACGGCCCAGACTCTCGGCGTCATGCTCGCCGGGATCGTCCTCGGCCCTCGCCATGGCGCGCTGGCGGTGCTGCTATTCCTGTTCGTGGTCCTGCTCGGAGCGCCGCTGCTATCGGGTGGACGCGGCGGGCTCGGCGTGCTTTTCGGGCCGTCGGTTGGCTTCCTGCTAGGCTGGGCTCCCGCTGCCTTTGTGTCGGGTCTTGTGATGGCGCGGCTGAGGACCTTGCCGGTATTCGCGGCGGCGCTCGTTGCCGCGATCGCGGGCGGCATTGTGGTGGAGTATACCTGCGGTATTCTCGGCCTGATGGCGATGGCAAGGATGAGCTTGCCGCAGGCTTTAGCCGCAACCGCCGTGTTCGTGCCGGGTGATCTTTTGAAGGCGCTGGCCACTGCCTTTGTCGCGGAGGCATCCCACCGGAGCTATCCGGCCACAATTGTCAGCCGTTCATGA
- a CDS encoding AMP-binding protein, producing the protein MIMASTITAMLSRHARETPSRPAVVCENHVVSWKDLDQAVNRLAGHLAKVVPAGRGVALHLPNGPALVLLFLAACRSGREAQILDPSWPTETVRLALTALAPGIVVSGDVTLAGETEVLAVVDPHGPFVAVADAIGASPLSAAIAEPDPLTPFYVGFTSGSTGTPKGYRRHHQSWIESFRAGDREFDIGAGDIVLAPGALTHSLFLYGLAHGLYVGATVILCRLFRPNLVNRLIAVHQVSVIYGVPTQLEMMIEAAMRDGLPPFLNVRWMLSSGAKWQGRALAELRQQFPAARFAEFYGASELSFVTVAKDDEDVPSDSVGRPFAAVSLTIRDHLGRCLPPGETGQVFVASPFLFIEYACGSETVLPRHGDAVSVGDIGMLDARGFLRLAGRASRMIITAGKNVHPEEIERVLEGHPAVAAAGVLGAVDERRGERLVALLRLGPDGRIASSDLISHARLSLPLYKIPRRFAVPPHWPMTSSGKTDFHALRRLWESGDCAVLR; encoded by the coding sequence ATGATCATGGCCTCCACGATCACCGCAATGCTGTCGCGGCATGCCCGCGAAACGCCGAGCCGACCGGCTGTCGTTTGCGAGAACCATGTGGTGAGTTGGAAAGACCTCGATCAGGCCGTGAATCGTCTTGCCGGACATTTGGCGAAGGTGGTGCCGGCGGGCCGCGGCGTCGCCTTGCATCTGCCGAACGGGCCGGCGCTCGTTCTGCTGTTTCTCGCCGCCTGCCGCTCGGGGCGCGAAGCTCAAATTCTCGATCCGTCCTGGCCGACGGAGACGGTGCGGCTCGCGCTCACGGCGCTGGCGCCGGGGATCGTCGTGAGTGGAGATGTAACATTGGCCGGCGAGACGGAAGTGCTGGCGGTTGTCGATCCTCACGGCCCGTTCGTGGCCGTCGCAGATGCCATCGGCGCCAGTCCATTGTCCGCGGCGATAGCCGAGCCAGATCCGCTGACGCCGTTCTATGTCGGGTTCACCTCGGGATCGACCGGAACACCGAAAGGATATCGCCGCCATCATCAATCGTGGATCGAGAGTTTTCGGGCGGGGGACCGCGAGTTCGATATCGGCGCCGGCGACATCGTTCTCGCACCGGGCGCGCTGACACATTCCCTATTCCTCTACGGCCTTGCGCATGGGCTCTATGTCGGGGCAACCGTCATTCTGTGCCGCCTGTTCCGGCCGAATCTCGTCAACCGCCTGATCGCGGTCCACCAGGTAAGCGTGATTTACGGCGTGCCGACCCAGCTCGAAATGATGATCGAGGCCGCCATGCGCGATGGCCTGCCGCCGTTCCTGAACGTGCGGTGGATGCTGTCGTCAGGTGCCAAATGGCAAGGTCGCGCACTGGCCGAATTGCGGCAGCAATTTCCGGCAGCGCGCTTTGCCGAATTCTACGGCGCCTCCGAGTTGAGCTTCGTGACCGTGGCGAAGGACGACGAGGATGTCCCATCGGACTCCGTCGGGCGTCCGTTCGCAGCCGTCAGTCTCACCATCCGCGACCATCTCGGGCGTTGCCTTCCACCTGGAGAGACCGGTCAAGTGTTCGTGGCAAGTCCTTTCCTCTTCATAGAGTATGCCTGCGGAAGCGAAACGGTGCTGCCACGTCATGGTGACGCGGTGTCGGTCGGTGATATCGGCATGCTCGACGCGCGCGGCTTCCTGAGGCTCGCCGGCCGTGCCAGCCGCATGATCATCACGGCCGGCAAGAACGTGCATCCGGAGGAGATCGAGCGTGTGCTCGAGGGGCATCCCGCCGTGGCCGCAGCTGGGGTTCTCGGCGCCGTCGACGAACGTCGGGGCGAGCGGCTGGTGGCTTTGCTCAGGCTGGGTCCGGATGGGCGCATAGCGTCTTCCGATCTGATCAGCCACGCCCGCCTGAGCCTGCCGCTCTACAAGATCCCGCGCCGGTTTGCTGTGCCACCGCACTGGCCGATGACCTCGTCCGGCAAGACCGATTTCCATGCGCTGCGCCGACTCTGGGAATCCGGCGACTGCGCGGTGCTGCGGTGA
- a CDS encoding thiolase family protein translates to MSAAYLVAARRTAVAPRGGAFKAVEADELGAAPIRAVLADTGVAAEAIDDVIFGNALYGGGNPARLAALRAGLPDHVPALTIDSQCCGGLDAIMLAAERIVSGGADAVIAGGIESFSRAPLRARRPRHAGEAPQPYDRPPFAPWPERDPDMIAAAATLAERFGISRARQDEFAIGSHRKALQNPPGAAEIVPLADLSHDAFPRALTGATCARLAPLAGDAAFGVTRATVAVEADASAAVLVVSEAMARRLNARQPLRIVSATRRGGDPAMPGTAPIAAAESVLAAERIAPARIAVAEVMEAFAAQAIACGDGIGVPASSLNRGGGGLARGHPIGASGAILAVRLWHEMQSEPSGAIGLAAIAAAGGLGSALLATV, encoded by the coding sequence GTGAGCGCCGCATATCTCGTCGCTGCACGCCGGACGGCGGTCGCCCCTCGCGGGGGCGCGTTCAAGGCGGTGGAGGCCGACGAACTCGGCGCGGCGCCAATTCGGGCCGTGCTGGCCGACACCGGTGTCGCGGCAGAGGCGATCGACGACGTCATTTTCGGCAACGCGCTGTATGGCGGTGGCAACCCGGCGCGGCTCGCCGCGCTGCGGGCGGGTCTTCCGGATCACGTCCCAGCCTTGACCATCGATAGCCAATGCTGCGGCGGCCTCGACGCGATCATGCTCGCCGCCGAGCGCATCGTGAGCGGAGGAGCGGATGCCGTTATCGCCGGCGGTATCGAGAGTTTCAGCCGCGCGCCATTGCGCGCGCGGCGGCCACGCCACGCCGGTGAGGCGCCGCAACCCTATGACCGTCCTCCGTTCGCGCCATGGCCGGAGCGGGATCCTGACATGATCGCTGCCGCCGCGACGCTGGCTGAAAGGTTCGGCATTTCGCGTGCACGACAGGATGAATTTGCGATCGGAAGCCATCGGAAGGCGCTGCAAAATCCGCCCGGCGCGGCGGAGATCGTGCCGCTCGCCGACCTGTCGCATGATGCCTTTCCCCGCGCCCTGACGGGGGCGACCTGCGCACGCCTTGCGCCGCTCGCGGGTGATGCTGCATTCGGCGTGACGCGCGCGACGGTGGCGGTTGAAGCCGATGCCTCGGCCGCGGTCCTCGTGGTTTCCGAGGCGATGGCCCGACGACTCAACGCGAGGCAGCCCTTGCGGATCGTGTCGGCGACCCGTCGCGGTGGCGACCCTGCTATGCCCGGCACGGCACCGATCGCGGCGGCTGAGAGCGTCCTTGCGGCGGAGCGGATTGCGCCGGCGCGGATTGCCGTGGCGGAGGTCATGGAGGCCTTCGCCGCTCAGGCGATTGCCTGCGGCGACGGCATCGGGGTGCCGGCGTCGTCGCTCAATCGTGGCGGCGGCGGACTCGCGCGCGGGCATCCGATCGGTGCATCGGGCGCGATCCTGGCAGTGCGCCTCTGGCACGAAATGCAGTCGGAACCATCTGGTGCGATCGGGCTTGCGGCGATCGCGGCTGCGGGCGGACTTGGCAGCGCGCTGCTTGCGACGGTCTAA
- a CDS encoding MaoC/PaaZ C-terminal domain-containing protein codes for MNQMQPDAESPTKATALRVARAIDLAAFVGTELAPGRWRSVTQDEVDQFVALTGDRNWVHTDVERARRELDGATIVPGQLLLALVPALLQEAYVVSGAAQSRAAALRSVRFRCPVRPGDNFRLRARLTLVEQRPRFVQVDVSCDLELNSGQCALTSQRTDVFFD; via the coding sequence ATGAATCAGATGCAACCGGACGCAGAATCTCCAACAAAGGCGACCGCACTTCGCGTCGCACGGGCGATCGATCTTGCAGCCTTCGTGGGCACCGAACTTGCTCCGGGCCGCTGGCGATCGGTAACGCAGGATGAGGTCGACCAGTTCGTCGCACTGACGGGCGATCGGAACTGGGTTCACACCGATGTGGAGCGCGCCAGGCGCGAACTCGACGGAGCGACGATCGTGCCGGGCCAATTGCTCCTGGCGCTCGTTCCTGCTCTTTTGCAGGAGGCCTATGTGGTCAGCGGTGCCGCGCAAAGCCGAGCTGCGGCTCTCCGCTCGGTTCGGTTTCGTTGCCCGGTGCGTCCGGGCGATAACTTCCGGCTAAGGGCGCGATTGACCCTCGTGGAGCAGCGGCCGCGATTCGTGCAGGTAGACGTATCGTGTGATCTCGAACTGAACTCGGGACAGTGTGCGTTGACGTCCCAACGCACGGATGTCTTTTTCGACTGA
- a CDS encoding SIS domain-containing protein yields the protein MASEIGESADVVANIVRSRPAARDITQRIGIGSAPLCVVCGRGSSGHAGVFLRYLVETRLRLPVSASAPSVITAFRTPLMLRHALFIVISQSGRSPDLVAATRSARAAGARTIAIVNAASSPVADEAEFVVPIEAGQEHSVAATKTVIGSMAASAGLVAELAEDQALRSALERLPERLHRALALDWSEISADLAKAAAVFVAARGLGLGSAKEIALKLSEILRLPSIGLSAAELQHGPRAALSSRTPVVMMRLMDETAATVDALAAEMREQKIALHLCGGPYGSLPWLAEDDPATDPITMLVPAYRMIEQTARACGFDPDRPPRLSKITETF from the coding sequence ATGGCGAGCGAAATCGGAGAAAGCGCGGATGTTGTCGCCAACATCGTTCGCAGTCGCCCCGCCGCGCGCGACATCACACAGCGAATTGGGATCGGCTCCGCCCCCCTGTGCGTCGTGTGCGGCCGGGGAAGCTCTGGGCATGCCGGGGTTTTCTTGAGATACCTTGTCGAGACGCGGCTGCGCCTTCCTGTTTCAGCCAGCGCTCCTTCGGTGATCACGGCATTTCGCACGCCCTTGATGCTGCGCCATGCGCTGTTCATCGTGATCTCGCAATCCGGGCGCAGCCCGGATCTCGTCGCAGCGACCAGGTCGGCGCGCGCCGCGGGCGCCCGCACCATCGCCATCGTCAATGCGGCGTCGTCGCCGGTGGCTGACGAAGCGGAGTTCGTCGTTCCGATCGAAGCCGGCCAGGAGCATTCCGTAGCTGCGACCAAGACCGTGATCGGCTCGATGGCTGCCAGTGCCGGACTCGTTGCCGAGCTGGCCGAAGATCAGGCGCTGCGGTCGGCTCTCGAGAGGCTACCCGAGCGCCTGCATCGCGCGCTGGCGCTCGACTGGTCTGAGATTTCCGCTGATCTCGCCAAGGCGGCAGCCGTGTTTGTGGCGGCGAGGGGCCTTGGCCTAGGCTCGGCGAAGGAGATCGCGCTCAAACTTTCGGAAATCCTGCGCCTGCCTTCGATTGGTCTAAGCGCCGCAGAGCTGCAGCATGGGCCGCGCGCCGCGCTATCGTCGCGCACGCCGGTTGTCATGATGCGCCTCATGGATGAAACGGCGGCCACGGTGGACGCACTGGCAGCAGAAATGCGCGAGCAAAAGATCGCGCTGCATCTCTGCGGCGGACCATATGGGTCGCTGCCCTGGTTGGCGGAGGATGACCCTGCGACTGACCCGATCACCATGCTGGTTCCGGCCTATCGGATGATCGAGCAGACGGCGCGCGCCTGCGGGTTTGACCCGGATCGTCCCCCTCGCCTGAGCAAGATTACCGAGACGTTTTGA